The Mercurialis annua linkage group LG7, ddMerAnnu1.2, whole genome shotgun sequence genome includes the window TTTATTAGGGTTAGTTCCCTATAAATAGTCAGTATTATTGTATTATTATTTCATCAAcacatcattaatcaaaaaccaaaactcaggctttttatcccaatctccggattgaatcttagtttaggagtagaattgatattaatctcgcttggatctcaggattcccagattaatactgttagttttAATCGAACGACGGCAACGTCATTCACAATTTGGACAACGTTACTTGGATTCGAGTTACGTCACTTGAATTAAGGTTACGTCATTCAAATCCTGTTTACCTCATCTAGAATCACaccggttaaagcatcagtacctaaagttacccattaataaattcaaaggtttgagcaaggtgaaaatctagcgaacatcttttggcgactccactggggacagtTTATGGTCAGCACAAAAACCGGAGTTTTTCCAGACGATTACAGGGACACTCGGTCTCAAAGCCGAGCAAAACTTCAAAGGAAATTCGGAGAAATAGAGCAACCAGATCCAGAGATCATCACCATCATGGCGAAAGGCGATAAGCAGCCGCAGAACAAAGGGGTTCAGAATCCAATACCTGAGGTGACTTCTGCAAGCAACAAAGCCGTAGAAGGCGATGACGTGGAGAAAGAGTTCGACGAATTTTCCCGAGAAATACCACGCACTCGCCCGTCGCTATCTAGGGCCGATTTTACCATTATGAGAGACGAAATAGCTCAGGAAAATCGGAAGATGTTTGACGGTGCGATGCAATAGATGTCCAACGCCTTCAAGGGGATGTTGGCCGACCAGGCGGTCGTTCAGCAGTCGATCGTGAAGAATTTGAACAACTTGACGAGCTCAATGGACAATCTGGGGAAGATATTTTCGGGACAATCAGTGACCGATCAGAATCACCGTAGGGCCGATTATACCTCGACAGCGCAAAGAAATGGCGGTCTCGGTAGTTCGGCCGATGCAGGGCAATCACCAAGTAGAACCGGTTTTACTTATGGATCGGTGCGATTGTTAACACGCCCAGAAGGAGACACAGGTGTTAGGGCCGATCCTTCTTCATCAGGAGTCGGGCGATTTCAAATGGGCGATCCATCATCTTCAGGAGTCGGGCGATTCCAAGGGGGCGATGGAACTGGTACCGGAGCAACACGACACCAGGGCAATGATCTGCCTGGCCTAGGAGCCGGAAGATACCAAGGCAACGACCAGTTGCCAGGGCAACAATACCCAAACCTGCAATCGCCACAGGATAATCTCTACGGTAGCGACAACGCCCCCATGGGAGAAAACAACTTATACAATCGGGGGCAGTTGCTAGATGAACTGGAGAAACTAGGGGTTGACATTAGGCCGATGCCTCGGCCGTCATACATGAAGCCATATCCGGATTGGATCGATAAACTGTACCCATTCCCTAGGGGATACAAAGTGCCCGAATTTAGTTTATTCTCAGGAGAAGAGAAAAGCCAGTCCACGGTGGAACACATCACACGATTTTCTGCCCAATGTGGAGAAGCAGGGGCCCACGACTTCTAGAAGCTGCGGCTATTTGCCAGCTCCCTCACCAAGGTGGCATTCACGTGGTACTCCCACTTATCGCCCAACTCGATCGATACGTGGAAAGACCTGGAAATGAAATTCCACGAAGAATTTTACAGAGCGCCACCCGATGTTACCTTGGCCGATCTTGCAAGGATTTCGCAACTACCCAGCGAATCCGTCGAAAAATATATCGGCCGCTTCCGAAATTTAAGGACGAGGTGCATGACGCACATATCCGAAGGAGATTGCGTTCCAATGGTCGTAAAAGGGATGAATTTCGCAATGAGAGAACATTTCGAAGGCCATCGATTTAGAGACTTGTTTGAACTCACCAACAGAGTTACAGGTTACGAACGGCTACTCCAAGAGAAGGAGCAGAGGCGAGGTTCGTCGAAAGGCACCTATTACCGCGATCAGTTAGACGTCGCCGTTATCACCGAGAGCGAGGACGATTCATCCGATGACGAGATATGTATGGCCGAGTTCCTCGGAAAGAAACCAACGGAATGCGCAGCGTTAAGGAAGCCGGGATATGTGAAGAAAAATAAGATGGCAGTCATCCAAAAGGAATATTCGTTCGACTTGACGAAAGCCGACGATATATTTGACGCTTTGCTAAAAGACGGGCAAATCTCCCTATCTGAGGGTCATGTGTTGCCAACAAACGAGGAACTACTTGGCAAAGATTACTGCAAATTCCATAACTCATGGAGACACAACACCAATAATTGCGTGGTATTCAGAAACGTAATCCAAAAGGCAATAACTGAAGGGAAACTTTTGTTCCCGACCAAAAGGGATGCCGATGCGAAATGCGTCTCGATTAACTTGATTCGACCCAATTTAGACCAAGTATTGGGTATCGGGAAAGTTTTGGATAAATGGAGTGCTAAACGACCTCGGCAGAGAGTAGCAGTGAGCAATGCAGTAAGGCAACATCGAGTAACCAAACCAGTTATATCAGAGCCGATTTGCCAACATTGTAAGCACTGCCAGAGCCGCCCCGAGACCGAGTACGTACGGAAATCGGCCAGAGCAAATCCAAAAACCTTTAAACCAAGGTCCCCCACCAAGGAATGGCAACAGCACATGCCATCTGGACAGAAGGGGAGATCGGTTTTTAAAAGGGTGTTcaggccaacggaggagacccctcgtatgatcAAGACACAAAAGAGGCGGATGCAGAGAATGCGACAGGAGTCACGACTGATCGCCGCAGGACCCGAATTGGCACCAGGTAGCCGAATTCCGGTAAGAAATCGTTTGGCCGTTGCTGCACCTTCTTCCGGGACTAAAAGACCGATCCAAGAAAGGCTGGGGGCAACCGAAGACGATCTAGAAGCAAATACGGGCAAGCACGATCGGTCCGAGACCGAGCCCTCTGAGACACGAAAGCGAAAACTTAGGAAGGTTTGGGTGGCAAAGAAACGGCATCAGGATGACGGGCTACCTGCTCATACACCTGCAGGAGATGAAAAGTCACCAAACGGCGACAGGCGATCTTACAGGGACGTAGTCCTGAGCCACGCAGATGGCCATTTGAAGGCCTGGGTGCCTGTGAAAAAAGAGTTAGTCGTTGTGCACCAAGGCGGGCAGCTCAAAGCATGGATTCCTAAAAGTGATAACCGAAAAGAAGTCCAAGTAGTTACTCTTCCGGATTCTTTTAGGAATAAGCCGGGTCAGAAGTCGATTTTGGACGGAGATGTTATAATCCCGGACGAGAATAGTGCTGACGCGTCTGCAGTTGTTTCTTTAAGTAAACCACCGGCAAGAATGACAAGGCACATAAGGCCGTTGTATATAAAAGCCGAAGTAAATAGCGTCGCCATTGGAAGGGTGCTAATTGACAACGGCGCGGGAGTAAACATCTTGCCTTCCCGGATGCTCAAGAAGTTCGGTATAAAACGTCACCAGCTGGAAACAACCGATGTTTACATGACAGATTTCGCCGGAGGCGAGACCCCCGCCGAAGGGTACATCACCCTTAAGATAAAGGTTGGCCGAGTAGAGACCGAAGAAGGTTTTTCCGTTGTTAATGCTAGGAGCAATTACAATGTGCTACTCGGCCGAGACTGGATCCATTCCAATATGTGCATCCCGTCAACCATGCATCAGATGCTGATACTATGGCGAGAGGCTGGAGAGGCCGAGATAGTGCAGGGTGACCCGAGCCCTTTCGGCGAGGATAGCAACGTCCTAGAAGCCATGATGTACGACGAGCAAGTAAGGAACATCCAATCTTTAAGTCATCGAGATATCAAGAGTCCCAGGATCCTCATCAATGCGGATCGGCCTGCAGACGTTACCCTCGGGGGCAATGGCCGATCCACCATCTTGCAACATACTGATGGATAGACGACACACATAGTTGCGAAGGAAGGTTCATAACTTAGCACTCAGTCACGGAGTGTTATCCGCGGAGTGCATATACGAGGATCAAGATCAAGACCCTACTGGTACCTTGAGAATAGAGGATCTCAAAATAGCCACCGGGAAGTTGGGGGACGATCCAGCCCAAGTCCAAGACGCGCTCTTAGAGGTTAATTTAGGCTCAGAAACGATCCCAAAACCGATATACATCAGCGCAAGCCTCGATGTCACGTTCAGAGAAGAATTGATTGCGCTTCTTCGGGAATATAAGGATTGTTTCGCTTGGTCATATGCAGAAATGCCGGGTCTTGATAAGTCAATCGCCGAACACAAGTTACCTCTGAAGGATGGCTTTCGTCCATTCAGGCAACCTCCCAGACGAATGTCAAAAGAGGTCGAGGAGTTGATCAGAGAAGAGATCAATTGGCTTAAAGAGGCCCACTTCAAACGGGAAGCTAAATACACGGAATGGTTATCCAACATAGTGCCCGTCATGAAAAAGAACGGTAAGCTGCGAGTATGCGTCGACTTCCGAAATTTGAACTTGGCGACACCCAAAGATGAATATCCGATGCCGGTAGCTGATATGCTGATCGATGGAACAGCCGGGCACAACATCCTTAGTTTTCTAGACGCTCATTCTGGGTATAATCAAGTGCCGATTCACGAAGGCGATATTTCTAAGACCGCTTTTCGCTGTCCCGGGCCGATCGGTGCTTATGAGTGGATTGTGATGCCCTTCGGTTTAAAGAACGCCGGTGCAACTTACCAGCGGACTATGAACAAAATGTTCGAAGGTTAAGCATGTCTCGAAGTATACATCGATGATGTGGTCGTAAAGTCACCGAGCAACGCAGCCCACCTGGCCGATCTGAAACAAGGCTTTGAGCGGATCCGAAGCAACAGTTTGAAGATGAATCCATTAAAATGCGCCTTTGGGGTATCGGCAGGGAatttcttgggtttcttggttcaccagcggggggTAGAGGTAGATAAGAATAAAGCAAAAGCGATaatcaatgctgaaccaccaaAAACCAAGAAACAGCTACAGCGGTTGATCGGACAAATAAACTTCCTGAGGCGCTTTATTTCAAACACAGCAAGCCGATTACGCAGTTGGAGCGTGTTGTTAAAGGGAAATGATAATGACCAGTTTGTATGGACCCCTGAACAACAACAAGTGTTTGACGAGCTAAAAGCATACTTAGTGAAGCCGCCGATTATGAGGCCACCAAAGCCGAATCAGCCTTTGTTACTGTATATATCAGCAGCTTCCCAATCTTTGGGATGTATGCTTGCACAGGAAGACCAAGGCGTTGAAATATCGGTCTACTATCTCAGCAGAGCCTTGACCGATACTGAAACACGATACACGGACATCGAAAAACTGTGCCTTTGTTTGTATTTCACTTGCTGTAAGTTGAGATATTACATGTTGCCAGTGGTGGTTTATGTCCTAGCACAAACTGACATCATAAAATACATTCTATCCCGACCGTATCTCAGAAATCGGATGGGAAAGTGGGCAGTGGCAATGTCAGAATTCACGCTCGTGTATGTGCCTCAGAAAGCAGTTAAAGGACAGGTCCTTGCCGATTTTCTTTCAGATCACCCAGGAGTCAACATAAAAGAGGGAATCGGCTGCATGGAACTACATCCTTGGAAATTATGGTTTGACGGATCAAGAACAGAAAAGGGTGCCGGAGCAGGAATCGTCATCATCTCGCCCTCGGGGGCACGGTTTACAATGTCTTGTTCTTTGGCGTTCAAGTGTACCAACAACCAAGCCGAGTATGAAGCTCTCATTTTAGGTTTGGAGATCTTAATGGAGCTGGGGGCAAAATCGATCCAAGTCTGGGGTGATTCACTATTGGTAATAAAACAAGTCTCTGGAGAATACAAGTGCGAGTCGGAACTCTTAATCCGATATTGCAACAAAGCTAAGCATCTTATTGGTGGTTTCTCGGATACATGGTTAGAATACACGGAGAGAAGCGACAATATGGAGGCAAATGATCTCTCCCAACACGGTAGCGGTTATAAGCCTTGCTATGAGTATGAGGCGATCCGGCGAGATACGCCAAACTTGATAACAAGAGACGATGCGGTATATGAGGCAACCCAATCCGTGTACCAGTTGGATTTTTCGACAGATTGGAGGAAAGAGATAACTAAATGGTTTGAATCGCCAGATATGTCCAATAGAAGATTACGAACTCTGGCTTTAAATTATATAGTCCTGGCCGATGAGTTGTACAAAAAGGGGAGCGACGGTTTGCTGTTTAGATGCGTCGGCCCAAAAGAAGCGATGTTGGTCATGGCCGAGGTACACGAGGGTATCGCCGGTGCCCATCAGGCTGGTCCGCGAATGCGATGGCTTATCCATAAATACGGGTTCTATTGGCCCAAAATGGAGCAAGATTGTATCCGATACTCCCAAGGGTGTGAGGCATGCCAAAAGTGCGGTCCCGTACAGCACGTTCCTGCCGAGACGCTACATTCGATAGTTAAGCCTTGGCCGTTCCGGGGATGGGCTGTGGATTTAATCGGCAAAATATACCCATCATCGTCAAAAGGACACACGTTTGTGATTGTCGCAACCGATTACTATTCTAAATGGGTTGAAGCCATTCCATTGAAATCACCAAGTCAAGAATCGGTCATAAAGTTCTTCAAAGAATATATTATCCTTAGGCACGGTTTGCCAGAAACTATTACCACGGACCAAGGAACTATGTTCACCGGAGGCGAAATAACCGATTATGCAAAAGAGATGGGCTTCAAGATGATACGTTCGACCCCGTATTACGCACAAGCAAATGGCCAAGCCGAGGCGACAAACAAGGCGATTAAGGGTATTATTCAGAAGATGATAGAAGACAACCCGAAACAATGGCATCAGTTGTTAACAGAGGCCGTGTGGGCAAATCGCACGAGCCAAAAATCGGCTACGGGCACTACACCTTTCAAACTCGTGTATGGATATGACGCAATGTTGCCAATGGAGTTGACGGTAGCATCTACGAGGCGAAAGATGCAGCACGTCTTGACAAAAGCCGATTATCATGACAAAATGGTTCTCGAAGCTTTAGACTTAGATGAAGAGCGATTATTGGCACTCGACCACTTAGAAGCTCAGAAGAAGAGAGTGGAGCGAGTTTATAACAAACGGGTCAAAAGTAAAAGTTTCCAAATGGACCAGCTCGTCTGGAAAGTCATTCTTCCCATCGGGGCGAAAAAAGAAGGACTAGGGAAATGGTCcccaaactgggaaggaccttacAAAATCGTTCGAGTCCTAGGAAATGGTGCATATATACTTGCTGACATAGATGGTCGAGCTCATGATCGGGCCATAAACGCACAATACTTGAAGAAGTACGTCCCGAGTTGTTGGGAAGGGATTGATAAACGTATTTTCGAGGAGTGAGAAGGTAACAAAAGACCATCGGACTCTTGGCCGATGTCTCAGCAGTACGGTATTACAATGACCAATCGGAAATATAGCCgatttaattaattgtaattCGTAGTTACCAATTTCTAGCGTTGGAGCCTTGTAAATTAATTTTGCATTACATATTTCGGAACACCAGCCGATGTATCGAATGTACTGATATTTACCCTAAGCCTAATAGTATGTCATGTAAAATTCGGAATATTTAGccgattataattaaaagttataCATGTCGGAATAATAGCCGATTATGTTGAACAGAAATCCAGAATGAGAAAAATATGATCATGTCGGAATTTTAGCCGATTATTAATATAAACACCGATAAATTTGCTTTGTCAAAAATATCGAGGCACAAAACGATCATGTTTTCATCGCATTTATAAGCATTTGTGAGATATGTTCCAAATATGCAAAAATATGCGAGGTACAAACCATGTTCAAAAAGAAAGGAATGATTGTTCAAAAATTACAACGCTAGCCGAAGTGGCTAAACAAATCGCCCATAACGCTGCGGATGTCGGACAAGTTTTTAACAGCTTCAGAATACCGCTTCTCAGCACTCGCCAGCGTTTTCTTCAGCTGGTTGCGACGATCTTTCAGATCAGTCCCTTGGGAAATGAATTCATCAAGTTTTTTCTCCAAAGGGGCGGCGATTTCCTCTTCTGCCTTGAGCTCTCCCTGAAGTGCTTCAATTTTGGCTTTTAGCTCATCCATTTTCGTGGTATGAGGGGCGAGTTGATCTGAAGTCTTCTTGGCGTTAGTCCTCAACGAACCAAATTCATCATCAAGCTTACGCTTGGTCTCTAGCGATTGTTCGTAAGAGGCCCTGGCCGGGGCAGCCTCAGTATACAGCTTCGCCAAGTTGGGGAGCTCCGTGACGATTTTGGCAATAGTGGTCTGGGCCTGCTTCGCCACCTTGGTTTCGTCTTTCACCAGCAAGAGTGCCTCCAAGGAGGTTTTCAGGGATTTGGCTTCATCTGGATCGCCCAGCACTTGAATGCCTTTCTGCTTCATCGCCGCCAAGTTGTTCAGATGAGCAGCTACGTCTGCTTCTGAATCACCTGTGTCCGACTCTTCAAAGCTGGAACTTTCAGTAGACCCCTCAGCGTCACTCTCCGAGTCAGAATCGAAGGCGAGGAGCTTGGTCTGCAGTATGAAACGAATAAATCGAAAGTCCGAGGCTATAACGGAAAGAATCAATATAGAGTGCATACCTTCAAAGCTTCAGTACGGGACATTTCAGGCTTAAGAGTTGAGGGGCGTATAGCCGAGACAGTAGCAGTAGCTGAAGTTGACACTGGGGAAGCTCCAACGCTTTGACGATCGGCAGAACTCCCACTCATCTTGATAGAAATCCGAGTGGTACTGGTTTTCTTAGAAGAATCGGGATCAACCTGTGCCGATGAGGTGGTTTTTGACAAGATTGCAGGTTTGGCAGGTGTTGGTTTGTTTCTCTCAACCTTGCTCTTGGGTGGTGCTGCCGATTTCGTTGCTATCGGCTTCTTTCCGGCTCTTTTCCTTTTGAGCGGTTGCTCGTCTTCTTCCTCTTCGTTGTCTTCAGGGATTATTCCCTCTAGTTTGTTCTCTACCTCTGCGTAAGAAGATCAAAATATTAGGGACCTGGAATTCTTTAAAGATGGGGTTAAGATATTTTTGTACTAACCAGCTGGGATCTTCATCTCCTGGACGAATTTGTTGATATCTTTATAGTCACCTGGGAAAAAATAACCAGTAAACGTTACCTTCTTAGGGCGAGATTTGGGTTTCTTATCGGCTAACATATATTCAGAATCGGGTACTAAAGGTGCTTTATATTGGAAAGAAGGGCGAATATATTGTTGGAAGATGAGGTATGGCTGATGTGGGTATTTCTTCTCCCATACTTCCCTCCATTTGAGTATATATTTTCGCCAAGCTTCTCTTCTatggttttccatttttaaactAAGGAGGGGGCGATTTGAGGGGTCATACTTGAATCtgtaaaaacgctcaaatttaaTAAGTTCAAGGCGATGCTCGAAGTTACCTTTCCTCTTCTTCGGCTGTGGAACCtgtaaaagaaaaacatcaGCGTGAGTACGTTTGCGCTTCGTTTCAGGAAgttgaaaaatattcaatttaaggATATCTTCTGCCGATAATCCGAAGTTAAGGCCGATCACAATTTCCCACCACTCTTCGAACTCATCTGTAGAAGAAGGCTCCCCATCTGGAATCGGTATCTCATCAGGCGATGGTAAGTACATCTCATGAAGGTGCCCTAGGAAGGATATATGTCTACTATGTGGTAAGGCAGGACGATTAGCACCATAGTTATTCCTGTCTATTAAAAAGGGACAAGGAATCGCCTGAGTGAAGCCGAATTGTCTAGATAAATAGTTGGGACAGTACGCTTCCGATCCACTATTCTTAAAGTTGTTGCCGATCAAGAGGTTACGGCTTGTTAAAGAATTGCTCCAGTTGTCCCACCATTGGGAGTGAAGTCCTTCGTCTATCTCGGAATCTTCAGTTATTTCCCAACCATAAGACAGCCACTTCGGTGGGAATTTTATGTTCAGAATCGGGCACCATGGATTGGGCGATTGCTCGCGGGTTTCTAGAAAGTAGCCAATAACATCTTTAAGGTGTGGTAAGAGGGCGATTCCTTGAAAAAGTGTATAGCCAAAGCAGGTGTCTGAGGTTCTCTCAGGGAGACGGACGATGTCAGGGAAGTACATATAGAGCCAAGCCTGGACTATCCATAAAGGGCCGCTCGGACATCGGTGAGCTTTCACTCGGCTATTCTTGATCATGGAGTGAAGACATCGGTAAAGTGATCCTAAGATAAACTCTCCCATGTTTAGGGGATGACCTTCAGCTAAGGCAACGGCGATGCGGAGGCATTCTTGGGTAACCCTAAAAGAAGCAGGACATATGATGAACTTAGCAAGGAAGTAGGCTAAGAAGGCGATATGT containing:
- the LOC126657041 gene encoding uncharacterized protein LOC126657041; this translates as MNPLKCAFGVSAGNFLGFLVHQRGVEVDKNKAKAIINAEPPKTKKQLQRLIGQINFLRRFISNTASRLRSWSVLLKGNDNDQFVWTPEQQQVFDELKAYLVKPPIMRPPKPNQPLLLYISAASQSLGCMLAQEDQGVEISVYYLSRALTDTETRYTDIEKLCLCLYFTCCKLRYYMLPVVVYVLAQTDIIKYILSRPYLRNRMGKWAVAMSEFTLVYVPQKAVKGQVLADFLSDHPGVNIKEGIGCMELHPWKLWFDGSRTEKGAGAGIVIISPSGARFTMSCSLAFKCTNNQAEYEALILGLEILMELGAKSIQVWGDSLLVIKQVSGEYKCESELLIRYCNKAKHLIGGFSDTWLEYTERSDNMEANDLSQHGSGYKPCYEYEAIRRDTPNLITRDDAVYEATQSVYQLDFSTDWRKEITKWFESPDMSNRRLRTLALNYIVLADELYKKGSDGLLFRCVGPKEAMLVMAEVHEGIAGAHQAGPRMRWLIHKYGFYWPKMEQDCIRYSQGCEACQKCGPVQHVPAETLHSIVKPWPFRGWAVDLIGKIYPSSSKGHTFVIVATDYYSKWVEAIPLKSPSQESVIKFFKEYIILRHGLPETITTDQGTMFTGGEITDYAKEMGFKMIRSTPYYAQANGQAEATNKAIKGIIQKMIEDNPKQWHQLLTEAVWANRTSQKSATGTTPFKLVYGYDAMLPMELTVASTRRKMQHVLTKADYHDKMVLEALDLDEERLLALDHLEAQKKRVERVYNKRVKSKSFQMDQLVWKVILPIGAKKEGLGKWSPNWEGPYKIVRVLGNGAYILADIDGRAHDRAINAQYLKKYVPSCWEGIDKRIFEE